From a single Mycolicibacterium moriokaense genomic region:
- a CDS encoding NADP-dependent isocitrate dehydrogenase encodes MSDKQPTIIYTLTDEAPLLATYGFLPIIRTFADPAGINIETSDISVAARILAEFGDYLTEEQRVPDNLGRLGTLTHEPDTNIIKLPNISASVPQLYAAIKELQEKGYAVPDYPAQPKNDEEKELNRRYGKVLGSAVNPVLREGNSDRRAPKAVKEYARKHPHSMGQWSQASRTHVATMKRGDFYHGEKSMTLDRDRRVRMELKTKSGNTIVLKPETVLDNGDVIDSMFMSKKALVAFYEEQIEDAYKTGVMFSLHVKATMMKVSHPIVFGHCVKVFYKEAFAKHQKVLDELGVNVNNGMVDLYNKIEALPSSQREEIIQDIHDVHEHRPELAMVDSAKGITNFHSPSDVIVDASMPAMIRLGGKMYGADGRTKDTKAVNPESTFSRIYQEMINWCKTNGQFDPTTMGTVPNVGLMAQQAEEYGSHDKTFEIPEDGVADIVDIDTGEVLMSQNVEEGDIWRMPVVKDAAIRDWVKLAVTRARASDMTAVFWLDTERPHEMELRKKVKAYLQDHDTDGLKIQIMPQVWAMRYTLERVTRGQDTIAVTGNILRDYLTDLFPILELGTSAKMLSIVPLMAGGGMYETGAGGSAPKHVQQLVEENHLRWDSLGEFLALGACFEDIGRKNDNKRAALLATTLDAAIGQLLENDKGPSRKTGELDNRGSQFYLAMYWAQELAQQTEDKELADHFAALAKSLAENEDAIVTELAEVQGDPVDIGGYYYPDPEKTTAVMRPSKTFNSVLESARA; translated from the coding sequence ATGAGCGACAAGCAGCCGACCATCATCTACACCCTGACCGACGAGGCGCCGCTGCTTGCGACCTATGGCTTTCTGCCGATCATCCGGACGTTCGCGGACCCGGCGGGCATCAACATCGAAACCAGCGACATCTCGGTCGCGGCCCGCATCCTGGCCGAGTTCGGCGACTACCTGACCGAAGAACAGCGCGTGCCCGACAACCTGGGCAGGCTCGGCACGCTGACGCATGAGCCCGACACCAACATCATCAAGCTGCCCAACATCAGCGCGTCCGTCCCACAGCTCTACGCCGCGATCAAGGAGCTGCAGGAGAAGGGCTACGCGGTGCCCGACTATCCGGCGCAGCCCAAGAACGACGAGGAGAAGGAACTCAACCGGCGCTACGGCAAGGTGCTGGGTAGCGCCGTCAACCCCGTTCTGCGCGAAGGGAATTCAGACCGCCGCGCGCCTAAGGCCGTCAAGGAGTACGCGCGTAAGCACCCGCACAGCATGGGCCAGTGGTCGCAGGCGTCGCGCACCCACGTCGCGACCATGAAGCGCGGCGACTTCTACCACGGTGAGAAGTCGATGACGCTGGACCGTGACCGTCGGGTCCGGATGGAGCTGAAAACCAAGAGCGGCAACACGATTGTGCTCAAGCCCGAGACGGTGCTGGACAACGGTGACGTCATCGACTCGATGTTCATGAGCAAGAAGGCGTTGGTGGCTTTCTACGAGGAGCAGATCGAGGACGCCTACAAGACCGGCGTGATGTTCTCGCTGCACGTCAAGGCGACCATGATGAAGGTCAGCCACCCGATCGTATTCGGTCACTGCGTGAAGGTGTTCTACAAGGAGGCGTTCGCCAAGCACCAGAAGGTGCTCGACGAGCTGGGCGTCAACGTCAACAACGGAATGGTCGATCTGTACAACAAGATCGAGGCGCTGCCCTCGTCGCAGCGTGAGGAGATCATTCAGGACATTCACGACGTCCACGAGCACCGGCCCGAGCTCGCGATGGTGGATTCGGCCAAGGGCATCACCAACTTCCACTCGCCCAGCGATGTGATCGTCGACGCCTCGATGCCCGCCATGATCCGCCTCGGCGGCAAGATGTACGGCGCCGACGGACGGACCAAGGACACCAAGGCCGTCAACCCCGAGTCGACGTTCTCGCGCATCTATCAGGAGATGATCAACTGGTGTAAGACCAACGGCCAGTTCGATCCGACGACCATGGGTACGGTGCCGAACGTCGGCCTGATGGCACAGCAGGCCGAGGAATACGGCAGCCACGACAAGACATTCGAGATCCCCGAGGACGGCGTCGCGGACATCGTCGACATCGACACCGGCGAGGTGCTGATGTCGCAGAACGTCGAAGAGGGCGACATCTGGCGGATGCCGGTCGTCAAGGACGCGGCGATCCGCGACTGGGTCAAGCTGGCCGTCACCCGGGCTCGCGCGTCGGACATGACAGCGGTGTTCTGGCTGGACACCGAGCGCCCGCACGAGATGGAACTTCGCAAAAAGGTGAAGGCCTACCTGCAGGACCACGACACCGACGGTCTGAAGATCCAGATCATGCCGCAGGTCTGGGCGATGCGGTACACGCTCGAGCGGGTGACCCGCGGACAGGACACCATCGCGGTGACCGGAAACATCCTGCGCGACTACCTGACCGACCTGTTCCCGATCCTGGAGCTGGGCACCAGCGCCAAGATGCTGTCGATCGTGCCGCTGATGGCCGGCGGCGGCATGTACGAGACCGGCGCGGGTGGCTCGGCCCCCAAGCACGTGCAGCAGCTGGTCGAGGAGAACCATCTGCGGTGGGATTCGCTTGGCGAATTCCTCGCGCTGGGAGCGTGTTTCGAGGACATCGGCCGCAAGAACGACAACAAGCGCGCCGCCCTGCTCGCGACCACACTGGACGCAGCGATCGGCCAACTGCTGGAAAACGACAAGGGGCCGTCGCGCAAGACCGGCGAGCTCGACAACCGGGGCAGCCAGTTCTATCTCGCGATGTACTGGGCGCAGGAACTCGCCCAGCAGACCGAGGACAAGGAGCTGGCCGACCACTTCGCCGCGCTGGCCAAGTCGCTGGCCGAGAACGAGGACGCCATCGTCACCGAACTCGCTGAGGTACAGGGCGATCCGGTCGACATCGGCGGGTACTACTACCCGGATCCCGAGAAGACCACGGCGGTGATGCGGCCGAGCAAGACGTTCAACTCGGTGCTGGAGTCCGCTCGGGCCTAG
- a CDS encoding exodeoxyribonuclease III — protein MIVSTINVNGIRAAIKQRSPENLGLLPWLADTTADVVCLQETRADDEQLATALAPALADGWHLASAEPHIKGRSGVAILSRHPIEASRLIESDEFGSHGRYLEADTAGVTVASLYIQTGEADTPRQLEKERFMATLGARMAALQAAGRDAVLCGDWNIAHTEADIKNWKGNLKKSGFLPSERAWLSELLASGWVDVVRALHPDVAGPYSWWSWRGRAFDNDAGWRIDYHLATAELAVRAVSARVERAAAYALRWSDHAPVTVEFSG, from the coding sequence CTGATCGTCTCGACCATCAACGTCAACGGCATCCGCGCAGCGATCAAACAACGCTCGCCGGAAAACCTCGGACTGCTGCCCTGGCTCGCCGACACCACCGCCGACGTGGTGTGCCTGCAGGAGACACGCGCCGACGACGAGCAGCTCGCGACCGCACTGGCGCCCGCACTGGCCGACGGTTGGCACCTCGCGTCGGCGGAACCACACATCAAGGGGCGCAGCGGCGTCGCGATCCTGTCGCGCCATCCGATCGAGGCGAGCCGGCTGATCGAATCCGACGAATTCGGTTCGCACGGACGGTATCTGGAGGCCGACACCGCGGGTGTGACCGTTGCCAGCCTGTACATCCAGACCGGTGAGGCGGATACCCCGCGCCAGCTGGAGAAGGAGCGGTTCATGGCGACCCTCGGGGCGCGGATGGCGGCGCTGCAGGCGGCTGGCCGCGACGCGGTCCTGTGCGGCGACTGGAACATCGCGCACACCGAGGCGGACATCAAGAACTGGAAAGGCAACCTGAAGAAGTCAGGCTTTCTGCCCAGCGAGCGGGCCTGGCTGTCCGAGCTGCTGGCGTCCGGCTGGGTCGACGTGGTCCGCGCGCTGCACCCCGACGTCGCGGGGCCGTACAGCTGGTGGTCGTGGCGCGGCCGGGCATTCGACAACGACGCCGGCTGGCGTATCGACTACCACCTGGCCACCGCGGAGCTGGCGGTGCGTGCAGTGTCGGCCCGGGTCGAGCGCGCGGCGGCCTACGCGCTGCGCTGGTCTGACCACGCCCCGGTGACGGTCGAATTTTCGGGCTAA
- the metX gene encoding homoserine O-acetyltransferase MetX, with protein MTVLDVRTATLPAEGEVGYVDIGDLTLENGAVIDDVTIAVQRWGELSPSRDNVVVVLHALTGDSHITGPTGPGDETEGWWEGVAGPGAPIDTTRWCAIATNVLGGFRGSTGPSSLHPDGKPWGSRFPLISVRDQVEADIAALKALGITRVAAVVGGSMGGARALEWIIGHPDTVRAALVLAVGARATADQIGTQSTQIAAIKSDPNWCNGDYYGTGLSPDTGMQIARRFAHLTYRGETELDDRFGNDPQGDEDPGRGGRYAIQSYLEYQGRKLLARFDAGTYVTLTEALSSHDVGRDRGGIEAALRSCPVPVVVGGITSDRLYPLRLQEELAALLPGCTGLNVVDSIYGHDGFLVETEAVGELIRKTLELASRS; from the coding sequence ATGACGGTTCTGGACGTGCGAACGGCGACCCTCCCCGCCGAGGGAGAGGTCGGTTATGTCGACATCGGCGATCTGACGCTGGAGAACGGCGCGGTCATCGACGACGTCACCATCGCCGTGCAGCGGTGGGGCGAGCTGTCACCGAGCCGCGACAACGTCGTCGTCGTGCTGCACGCGCTCACCGGCGACTCGCACATCACGGGTCCCACCGGGCCCGGCGACGAGACCGAAGGCTGGTGGGAAGGCGTCGCCGGCCCCGGCGCGCCGATCGACACCACCCGCTGGTGCGCGATCGCCACCAACGTGCTCGGCGGCTTCCGTGGCTCGACCGGTCCGAGCTCACTGCACCCGGACGGAAAGCCATGGGGCTCACGGTTTCCCCTGATCTCCGTGCGCGACCAGGTAGAGGCCGACATCGCCGCGTTGAAGGCGCTGGGCATCACCCGGGTCGCCGCGGTCGTCGGCGGTTCGATGGGCGGCGCGCGGGCACTCGAGTGGATCATCGGCCATCCCGACACGGTGCGCGCGGCGCTGGTGCTGGCGGTCGGGGCGCGGGCTACGGCCGATCAGATCGGCACCCAGAGCACGCAGATCGCGGCCATCAAGTCCGACCCGAACTGGTGCAACGGCGACTACTACGGCACGGGCCTCTCGCCGGACACCGGGATGCAGATCGCCCGCCGGTTCGCGCATCTGACGTATCGCGGCGAGACCGAACTCGACGATCGGTTCGGCAACGACCCGCAGGGTGATGAAGACCCGGGGCGGGGTGGCCGCTACGCGATCCAGAGCTACCTCGAATACCAGGGACGCAAGCTGTTGGCGCGGTTCGATGCGGGCACCTACGTGACCCTCACCGAAGCGCTGTCCAGCCACGACGTGGGACGCGATCGCGGCGGCATCGAGGCCGCGTTGCGCAGCTGCCCGGTGCCCGTGGTGGTCGGCGGTATCACCTCGGACCGGCTGTATCCCTTGCGGCTGCAGGAGGAATTGGCGGCGCTGTTGCCGGGTTGTACGGGATTGAACGTGGTCGACTCGATCTACGGCCACGACGGATTCCTTGTCGAGACGGAGGCGGTGGGCGAGTTGATCCGCAAGACGTTGGAGTTGGCTTCACGCTCATGA
- a CDS encoding TetR/AcrR family transcriptional regulator, giving the protein MTGLRERKKLDTRRALSDAALKLALEGDFEVVTREAIADLAGVSLRTFNNYFTGKYEALAYRQTERLRRSIAELRARPADEPLWTSITESVLTPLEDDFRDAEKQAASREDLAKIRKLLMRTEIRDAVSKDLFDEWTQAVAERTGTDPEVDMYPRLVAAVVRAVGDAATEMYVRADPPVAVTELIREGFAQVSVGLPEPRRRNS; this is encoded by the coding sequence ATGACCGGACTTCGGGAGCGCAAGAAACTCGACACCCGGCGCGCGCTCAGTGACGCCGCACTGAAGCTGGCGTTGGAGGGCGACTTCGAGGTGGTGACGCGCGAGGCGATCGCCGATCTGGCGGGTGTGTCGTTACGCACGTTCAACAATTACTTCACGGGAAAGTACGAGGCTCTGGCGTACCGCCAGACCGAACGCCTGCGGCGCAGCATCGCCGAGCTGCGTGCACGTCCCGCCGACGAGCCGTTGTGGACATCGATCACCGAGTCGGTGCTCACGCCGCTCGAAGACGACTTTCGCGATGCTGAGAAGCAGGCCGCCAGCCGCGAGGACCTCGCCAAGATCCGGAAACTGTTGATGCGGACCGAGATTCGCGATGCCGTCTCAAAGGACCTGTTCGACGAATGGACTCAGGCGGTTGCCGAGCGCACCGGCACCGACCCTGAGGTGGACATGTATCCCCGTCTCGTCGCTGCGGTCGTGCGGGCGGTCGGTGACGCGGCGACGGAGATGTACGTGCGCGCCGACCCGCCCGTCGCGGTCACCGAGCTGATCCGCGAGGGCTTCGCGCAGGTGTCCGTCGGGCTGCCCGAACCGCGGAGGAGGAATTCATGA
- a CDS encoding alpha/beta fold hydrolase produces MIERAPIHLGSGEPMLLLHPFMMSQNVWKGVAPLVADTGRYEVLAPTMPGHNGGIKGRFFLDTPELADDMERRMDALGWDTAHIVGNSLGGWVAFELARRGRARTLTGIAPAGGWTRYTPAKFEIVFKFVAGLPVWLTAKALGQRSLRLPYVRQVAFVPISARADRLSDEQWFDIIDDVTHCPAYYQLLVKSLLMPGLMELAEAKTPTHLVICEKDRVLPHPRFTRHFTRHLPESPQVTHLDDVGHIPMFEAPRKIADLIVEFTDRYAAPARDDKPSQAIG; encoded by the coding sequence ATGATCGAGCGCGCACCGATACACCTGGGATCAGGTGAGCCGATGCTTTTGCTGCATCCCTTCATGATGTCCCAGAACGTCTGGAAAGGCGTCGCCCCACTGGTTGCTGACACGGGTCGCTACGAGGTGCTCGCGCCCACCATGCCCGGCCACAACGGCGGCATCAAGGGCAGGTTCTTCCTGGACACCCCCGAGCTGGCCGACGACATGGAACGCCGGATGGACGCCCTCGGCTGGGACACCGCCCACATCGTCGGCAACTCCCTCGGCGGCTGGGTGGCGTTCGAGCTGGCGCGCCGCGGCCGGGCCCGCACGCTGACGGGCATCGCACCGGCCGGCGGCTGGACCCGCTATACCCCCGCGAAGTTCGAGATCGTGTTCAAGTTCGTCGCGGGCCTGCCGGTCTGGCTGACGGCGAAGGCGCTGGGCCAGCGCTCGCTGCGGTTGCCGTATGTCCGCCAGGTCGCGTTCGTGCCGATCAGCGCAAGGGCCGACCGGCTCAGCGACGAGCAGTGGTTCGACATCATCGACGACGTCACCCACTGCCCGGCGTACTACCAGCTACTGGTCAAGTCGCTGTTGATGCCCGGCCTGATGGAACTGGCCGAGGCGAAGACGCCAACGCATCTCGTCATCTGCGAGAAGGACAGGGTGTTACCGCATCCGCGGTTCACCCGGCACTTCACCAGACACCTGCCAGAGTCCCCACAGGTGACGCATCTCGACGACGTCGGGCACATCCCGATGTTCGAGGCGCCGCGCAAGATCGCCGACCTGATCGTCGAGTTCACCGATCGCTACGCGGCGCCAGCCCGAGACGACAAACCGAGCCAGGCCATCGGCTAG
- a CDS encoding bifunctional o-acetylhomoserine/o-acetylserine sulfhydrylase, with protein MSTSDDPTQNWAFETKQVHAGQTPDIATNARALPIYQTTSYTFNSTEHAAALFGLAEPGNIYTRIMNPTQDVVEQRIAALEGGVAALFLASGQAAEHFAILNLANAGDHIVSSPRLYGGTYNLFHYTLPKIGIEVSFVENPDDLESWRAAAQPNTKAFFGETISNPQNDILDIPGVAAVAHDVGVPLIVDNTVATPYLIQPLAHGADIVVHSATKYLGGHGAAIAGVIVDGGKFDWTNGRFPGFTEPDPSYHGVVFAELGPPAFALKARVQLLRDLGSAASPFNAFLVAQGLETLSLRIERHVQNAQRVAEFLDAHEDVVSVNYAGLPSSPWYELGKKLAPKGTGAVLAFELAGGIDAGKAFVNALTLHSHVANIGDVRSLVIHPASTTHAQLTPEEQLATGVTPGLVRLAVGIEGIDDILADLEQGFAAAKPFNSAESADPKATAAF; from the coding sequence ATGAGCACGTCAGACGACCCCACCCAGAACTGGGCATTCGAAACCAAGCAGGTCCATGCGGGCCAGACCCCGGACATCGCGACGAACGCGCGGGCGTTGCCGATCTACCAGACGACGTCGTACACGTTCAACAGCACCGAGCACGCCGCGGCGCTGTTCGGCCTCGCCGAGCCGGGCAACATCTACACCCGGATCATGAACCCGACGCAGGACGTCGTCGAGCAGCGCATTGCAGCCCTCGAAGGCGGCGTCGCGGCGCTGTTCCTGGCCTCCGGTCAGGCCGCCGAGCACTTCGCGATCCTCAACCTCGCCAACGCGGGCGACCACATTGTGTCCAGCCCGCGCCTGTACGGCGGCACCTACAACCTCTTCCACTACACGCTGCCCAAGATCGGCATCGAGGTCAGCTTCGTGGAGAACCCCGACGACCTCGAGTCGTGGCGTGCGGCGGCGCAACCCAACACCAAGGCGTTCTTCGGCGAGACGATCTCCAACCCGCAGAACGACATCCTCGACATCCCCGGCGTCGCCGCGGTCGCGCACGACGTGGGCGTCCCGCTGATCGTCGACAACACCGTCGCCACCCCGTATCTGATCCAGCCGCTGGCGCACGGTGCCGACATCGTCGTGCACTCGGCGACCAAGTACCTCGGCGGACACGGCGCGGCGATAGCCGGCGTGATCGTCGACGGCGGCAAGTTCGACTGGACCAACGGCAGGTTCCCCGGCTTCACCGAACCCGACCCGAGTTACCACGGTGTGGTGTTCGCCGAACTCGGTCCGCCCGCGTTCGCGCTGAAGGCACGCGTGCAGCTGCTGCGCGACCTCGGGTCGGCGGCCTCGCCGTTCAACGCGTTCCTGGTGGCGCAGGGACTGGAGACGCTGAGCCTACGCATCGAGCGGCACGTGCAGAACGCCCAGCGCGTCGCCGAGTTCCTGGACGCACACGAGGACGTCGTCTCGGTGAACTACGCCGGGCTGCCCAGCTCGCCGTGGTACGAGCTCGGAAAGAAGCTGGCGCCCAAGGGAACCGGTGCGGTGCTGGCCTTCGAGCTTGCCGGCGGCATCGACGCGGGTAAGGCATTCGTGAACGCGTTGACGTTGCACAGCCACGTCGCCAACATCGGCGATGTGCGGTCGCTGGTCATCCACCCAGCGTCCACGACGCATGCCCAGCTCACCCCCGAGGAGCAGTTGGCCACCGGTGTGACACCGGGACTCGTGCGGCTGGCGGTCGGCATCGAGGGCATCGATGACATCCTCGCCGACCTCGAGCAGGGCTTCGCCGCGGCCAAGCCGTTCAACTCCGCGGAATCTGCGGATCCCAAGGCCACGGCAGCGTTCTGA
- a CDS encoding class I SAM-dependent methyltransferase yields MTRSQQRSLSFGAEAAAYERGRPSYPPEAIDWLLPADARDVLDLGAGTGKLTTRLVERGLDVIAVDPIPEMLELLSNSLPDTPALLGTAEEIPLPDDSVDAVLVAQAWHWFDTERAVKEVARVLRPGGRLGLVWNARDERMGWVKDLGKIIGHEDAHFNEKTSLPDVFTDVEHHRVDWTSYLTPQALIDLVASRSYCITSPEKVRTRTLDRVRELLATHPALANSNGLALPYITVCTRATLS; encoded by the coding sequence ATGACTCGTAGCCAGCAGCGCTCTCTGTCCTTCGGTGCAGAAGCCGCGGCGTACGAGCGCGGTAGACCGTCGTATCCACCGGAAGCGATCGACTGGCTGCTCCCTGCCGACGCCCGCGATGTCCTCGATCTCGGGGCGGGCACGGGCAAGTTGACGACGCGGTTGGTCGAGCGCGGACTGGACGTCATCGCCGTCGACCCGATTCCGGAAATGCTTGAACTGCTCAGCAATTCGCTGCCCGACACGCCCGCACTGCTGGGCACCGCCGAGGAGATTCCGCTGCCCGACGACAGCGTCGACGCGGTGCTTGTCGCGCAGGCGTGGCACTGGTTCGACACCGAGCGCGCCGTCAAGGAGGTGGCGCGGGTGCTGCGGCCCGGCGGCCGGCTGGGCCTGGTGTGGAACGCCCGCGACGAGCGGATGGGCTGGGTCAAGGATCTCGGCAAGATCATCGGCCACGAGGACGCCCACTTCAACGAGAAGACGTCACTTCCTGACGTGTTCACCGACGTCGAACATCACCGCGTCGACTGGACGAGTTACCTGACGCCGCAGGCACTCATCGACCTGGTCGCCTCGCGCAGTTACTGCATCACGTCGCCGGAGAAGGTGCGCACCCGCACCCTCGACCGGGTCCGTGAGCTGCTCGCCACCCACCCCGCGCTGGCCAACTCCAACGGCCTGGCGCTGCCGTATATCACGGTGTGCACGCGCGCCACGCTGTCCTGA
- a CDS encoding FAD-dependent monooxygenase, whose product MSDSHTHVAIVGAGPNGLMLACELALAGVRPVVLDQLAGPSDEPKANGLAGQVVRQLDMRGLYHAFGGDDGPPKPVFGWHFAGMPLSFLNIDDNPMYALLIAQPRLVRLLEKRALDLGVDIRWGHRLAEIDTSGEKVAVAVDSDGGGYRLEADYLIGADGGHSTVRKSLGIGFPGYTSPVVSRLAHVQFPEESLIPGRGYLIPGYGLLPFGTNRFGDGTLILVPLEPDRPLLGTMEYGWTPGSAKGAMTFDELRASVRRLVGVDVPIEVPKRPGVHALRRLDGTNSRQAETYRAGRVLLLGDAAHVHSPMGGPGLNLGMQDAVNLGWKLAGVVNGWAPDCLLDTYETERYPVGERVMMHSRAQLALAAPGPEVNALRSLFGELADIPEVSAHLARLLAGSDIRYDVGDSHPLSGLMVPDLVFDDGARVADLLHAARPVLVDLSGGAVSPVADGWTERIDVVTAAMSDPPAAAMLIRPDGYVAWAADEFGDCDADRLRAALTRWFGSL is encoded by the coding sequence ATGAGCGATAGCCATACCCATGTCGCCATCGTCGGTGCCGGACCCAACGGGCTGATGCTCGCCTGTGAGCTTGCGCTCGCCGGCGTGCGCCCGGTGGTGCTCGACCAACTAGCCGGACCCAGCGACGAGCCCAAGGCCAACGGCCTTGCTGGACAGGTTGTTCGACAGCTGGACATGCGTGGGCTCTACCATGCGTTCGGCGGTGATGACGGCCCGCCGAAGCCGGTTTTCGGGTGGCACTTCGCGGGCATGCCACTCAGCTTCCTCAACATCGATGACAATCCGATGTACGCGCTTCTCATCGCCCAGCCGCGGTTGGTCCGCCTGCTCGAGAAGCGAGCTCTTGATCTCGGTGTCGACATCAGATGGGGTCATCGGCTGGCCGAAATCGACACGAGCGGTGAGAAAGTGGCGGTGGCAGTTGATTCCGATGGCGGCGGCTATCGGTTGGAAGCCGACTACCTCATCGGCGCCGACGGTGGGCACAGCACCGTGCGCAAGAGTCTGGGTATCGGATTTCCCGGTTACACATCTCCCGTTGTGAGCCGGTTGGCGCACGTCCAATTTCCTGAAGAGTCGCTGATCCCGGGTCGCGGCTACTTGATTCCCGGCTACGGCCTGCTCCCGTTCGGGACGAACAGGTTCGGCGACGGGACGCTGATCCTGGTGCCGCTCGAGCCGGACCGCCCGCTGCTCGGCACGATGGAGTACGGCTGGACACCGGGCAGTGCGAAGGGCGCGATGACGTTCGACGAACTTCGCGCCAGCGTCCGTCGACTTGTCGGTGTCGACGTTCCGATCGAGGTTCCGAAGCGCCCAGGCGTACATGCGTTGCGGCGGTTGGACGGAACGAACTCGCGCCAGGCCGAGACGTATCGCGCAGGGCGGGTGCTTCTGCTGGGGGATGCCGCGCATGTGCACTCGCCGATGGGTGGTCCGGGGTTGAACCTCGGTATGCAGGACGCGGTCAATCTCGGCTGGAAACTCGCGGGCGTCGTCAACGGCTGGGCTCCCGACTGCCTGCTCGACACCTACGAGACCGAACGCTATCCGGTAGGGGAGCGTGTGATGATGCATTCGCGGGCACAGCTGGCCCTCGCGGCTCCGGGGCCCGAAGTCAACGCCCTGCGTTCGCTTTTCGGCGAGCTCGCTGACATTCCGGAGGTGTCCGCTCACCTTGCCCGGTTGCTGGCAGGCTCGGATATCCGCTACGACGTCGGCGATTCTCATCCGCTGTCCGGCCTGATGGTGCCCGATCTCGTGTTCGACGACGGCGCGCGCGTCGCCGACCTTCTGCACGCGGCGCGCCCCGTCTTGGTCGATCTGTCCGGGGGTGCGGTGAGTCCGGTGGCTGATGGCTGGACAGAACGTATCGACGTGGTGACGGCGGCGATGAGCGACCCACCCGCCGCCGCGATGCTCATCCGGCCCGACGGCTATGTAGCCTGGGCCGCAGACGAATTCGGCGACTGCGACGCCGACCGGCTGCGTGCAGCGTTGACTCGCTGGTTCGGTTCGCTCTGA
- a CDS encoding NAD(P)/FAD-dependent oxidoreductase, giving the protein MTVDNNAGRRHRVVIIGSGFGGLFAAKGLKRADVDVTLIAKTTHHLFQPLLYQVATGILSVGEIAPATRIILRKQRNTQVLLGDVVGIDLEKKTVTSKLLDWERVTTYDSLIVAAGAQQSYFGNDHFEAFAPGMKTVDDALELRGRILGAFEAAEVTTSEEERKRRLTFVVVGAGPTGVEVVGQIAELADRTLKGAFRSIDPTHARVILIEAASAVLPPMGPKLGLKAQRRLEKMGVEVKLNTMVTDVDYMGLTVKEDGEEHRIECAVKVWSAGVQASPLGKLIADQSDGTEVDRAGRVVVEPDLTVKGHPNVFVIGDLMSVPGVPGMAQGAIQGAVYATKQIKAELKGAQPADRKPFKYFNKGSMATVSRFSAVCQIGKIEFGGFLAWLAWLGLHLYYLVGSRNRIVAVYSWFITFLGRGRGQLAITERWVFARRALEQSRDQSAQKSIG; this is encoded by the coding sequence ATGACCGTCGACAACAACGCCGGCCGGCGCCATCGCGTCGTCATCATCGGGTCCGGTTTCGGAGGGCTATTCGCGGCGAAGGGTCTCAAGCGCGCAGACGTCGACGTCACACTCATCGCGAAGACGACCCACCACCTGTTCCAGCCGCTGCTCTACCAGGTTGCCACAGGCATCCTGTCGGTCGGCGAGATCGCGCCCGCGACGCGAATCATCTTGCGTAAGCAGCGAAATACCCAAGTGCTGCTCGGCGACGTGGTCGGGATCGACCTCGAGAAGAAGACCGTCACCTCCAAACTGCTCGACTGGGAGCGCGTCACGACGTACGACAGTCTGATCGTGGCCGCCGGTGCGCAGCAGTCCTACTTCGGCAACGACCACTTCGAGGCCTTCGCCCCCGGGATGAAGACCGTCGACGACGCGCTCGAGCTGCGGGGGCGGATCCTCGGCGCCTTCGAGGCGGCCGAGGTGACGACGTCTGAGGAGGAGCGCAAGCGCCGGCTGACGTTCGTCGTCGTAGGTGCGGGACCGACCGGCGTCGAGGTCGTCGGCCAGATCGCCGAGCTCGCGGACCGGACGTTGAAGGGCGCGTTCCGGAGCATCGACCCGACCCATGCCCGGGTGATCCTCATCGAGGCCGCGTCCGCGGTGCTGCCGCCGATGGGGCCGAAGCTCGGGCTCAAGGCGCAGCGCCGGCTCGAGAAGATGGGCGTCGAGGTCAAGCTCAACACGATGGTCACCGACGTCGACTACATGGGCCTGACGGTGAAAGAGGACGGCGAGGAGCACCGAATCGAGTGCGCGGTCAAAGTGTGGTCCGCCGGGGTGCAGGCCAGCCCGCTCGGCAAGCTGATCGCGGACCAGTCCGACGGCACCGAGGTCGACCGGGCCGGCCGTGTCGTCGTCGAACCCGATCTCACCGTCAAGGGCCATCCAAACGTCTTCGTCATCGGCGACCTGATGAGCGTGCCTGGTGTGCCGGGGATGGCCCAGGGGGCGATCCAGGGCGCGGTTTACGCCACCAAGCAGATCAAGGCGGAGCTCAAGGGCGCGCAGCCGGCCGACCGAAAGCCGTTCAAGTACTTCAACAAAGGCAGCATGGCCACCGTGTCGCGGTTCAGCGCGGTATGCCAGATCGGCAAGATCGAGTTCGGCGGCTTCCTGGCCTGGCTGGCCTGGCTGGGGCTGCATCTGTACTACCTCGTGGGCAGCCGCAACCGCATCGTCGCCGTGTACTCCTGGTTCATCACCTTCCTGGGCCGGGGCCGGGGCCAGCTGGCGATCACCGAACGGTGGGTGTTCGCCCGCAGGGCGCTGGAGCAGTCGCGGGACCAGAGCGCCCAGAAATCCATTGGGTGA